A portion of the Paenibacillus sp. PvR098 genome contains these proteins:
- a CDS encoding nucleotidyltransferase family protein, whose amino-acid sequence MKPSMWLVVLAAGYSRRMGTRKLLLPIGKESMLRYMAQKALQIKAAGVVVVVNAEFPELAADIQDLPLIILSNQESHLGMSSSLRLAVDYLTRISADAGCVLLADQPGIDPSVIDQVLQRYENTGAPIVQAAYQGKPSHPVLFGRSVFPELQQISGDQGGREIIKKHSEERQLIHVQKAEPEDIDVYEDYQRLKGRFY is encoded by the coding sequence ATGAAACCATCGATGTGGTTAGTCGTTCTTGCTGCCGGTTATTCCAGACGGATGGGGACCCGAAAGCTCCTGCTTCCGATCGGGAAGGAATCGATGCTCCGTTACATGGCCCAAAAAGCCTTGCAGATCAAAGCTGCCGGGGTCGTGGTTGTCGTTAATGCCGAATTTCCCGAATTAGCTGCCGACATTCAAGATTTACCTCTAATTATACTTTCCAATCAGGAGTCCCATCTCGGAATGAGCTCTTCCCTCCGTTTAGCGGTGGATTACCTTACCCGCATTTCGGCGGATGCAGGGTGCGTTCTTCTGGCCGACCAGCCGGGCATCGATCCGTCCGTTATCGATCAGGTACTGCAGCGTTACGAGAATACCGGAGCGCCGATTGTCCAAGCCGCTTATCAAGGGAAGCCGAGCCACCCCGTATTGTTTGGACGATCGGTATTTCCAGAACTGCAGCAGATTTCCGGAGATCAAGGCGGGCGAGAGATCATCAAGAAGCATTCGGAGGAGCGGCAGCTCATCCATGTGCAGAAAGCCGAGCCGGAAGATATCGATGTATATGAGGATTACCAGAGATTGAAGGGACGTTTCTACTAA
- a CDS encoding PAS domain-containing hybrid sensor histidine kinase/response regulator, giving the protein MEEDKTSLLKQAILEGGTYKSLYINHPDAIYVMDVEGNYIDANPATERITGYTVEEFIHLKQEHLFLHNNSNAHLRECCFHESLQGKPTSYEIDFMHKDGRVIDVSITYVPIILNSVIVGAYGLAKDITLQKEAEKRLKHSESLYKLISENAQDIITYSSPKGICQFISPSVHKLLGYEPEEVIGTNFLDIYHPEDAAANFPHTSDEYLSTARILHKSGHYVWFETTVKHIRDEEGEIEKILAIGRDITERKRMEDLVRENEKKYRLISENSLDFISTHTADKQATFLYASPSGLTLLGYEPEELIGTSAYDHIHPDDIDAVNTYLSTNLVSRGMYTVGYRIRRKDGRYIWFESTGRYTNMGEIKEIVAISRDITDRKEAEQRLQESEQRYKSLFEYNPASVYSLDLEGRYLTVNSNLEELTGYNKEELLRVTFQPIIDDSYLSKTMKYYELAKQGYPQKYETVIIRKNGERIHISVTNVPIIVDHEIVGVYGIANDITEQKQYVNQIEKLSKEHALILGAVSEGIYGIDIQGNTTFLNQAASDMLGYLPSDFKGMINHESFHHTKPDGSHYPVEECPIYLTTQDGRPRSVQEEIFWRKDGSSFLVEYNINPIIQKGEIKGAVVVFKDITNEREIIKAMESAERATQAKSEFLAMMSHEIRTPMNGIIGIIDLLLDTELTDEQRDYADIIRQSSDSLLYILNEALDFSKIEAGKMALNMELFELRPTINQIVELLRPKANEKNIELSCRIHSDLPVMVTGDILRIRQVLVNLIGNALKFTDRGSIQLTIDKHPASNERVLILDFAVIDTGIGIPTHKMGQLFQSFSQLHPVLNRKYGGTGLGLAICKKLVELMNGTIWAESVEHQGSTFRFTLPCGAASPFLPHRD; this is encoded by the coding sequence TTGGAAGAGGACAAAACGTCACTACTAAAACAAGCAATTTTAGAAGGCGGAACCTACAAGTCTTTATACATCAACCACCCCGACGCCATCTATGTGATGGATGTGGAGGGAAATTACATTGATGCAAACCCCGCAACCGAGCGGATCACGGGATATACCGTAGAGGAATTTATACATCTGAAGCAGGAGCATCTCTTTCTTCATAACAATAGCAATGCTCACTTACGAGAGTGCTGCTTTCATGAGTCATTACAGGGTAAACCAACCAGTTATGAAATTGATTTTATGCACAAAGACGGGAGGGTCATCGATGTATCGATTACTTATGTACCGATCATCTTGAACTCGGTGATCGTCGGCGCCTATGGACTGGCCAAAGATATTACGCTCCAGAAAGAAGCCGAAAAAAGGCTTAAGCATTCAGAAAGTCTCTATAAGCTGATTTCAGAGAATGCACAAGATATCATTACATATAGTTCACCGAAGGGAATTTGTCAATTCATTTCTCCTTCCGTGCACAAGCTGCTCGGTTATGAACCCGAAGAAGTCATTGGAACGAATTTTCTTGATATTTACCACCCGGAGGACGCCGCGGCCAATTTCCCGCACACTTCCGACGAATATCTCTCCACTGCCCGGATTCTTCATAAATCAGGCCATTACGTCTGGTTTGAAACCACGGTAAAACATATTCGGGACGAGGAGGGAGAAATTGAGAAGATTCTGGCTATTGGCCGGGATATTACGGAACGCAAACGCATGGAAGATCTTGTCCGGGAAAACGAGAAGAAATATCGGCTTATCTCGGAGAATTCCCTGGACTTCATATCAACACATACGGCCGACAAGCAGGCGACCTTCTTATATGCTTCGCCATCAGGACTAACGCTCCTAGGCTATGAACCGGAGGAGCTTATCGGCACCAGCGCCTATGATCATATTCACCCTGATGATATCGATGCGGTCAACACCTATTTATCAACTAATCTCGTGTCTCGGGGGATGTATACGGTCGGTTATCGGATCCGCCGAAAAGACGGGCGTTATATATGGTTTGAGAGCACCGGTAGATATACGAACATGGGGGAGATCAAAGAAATCGTAGCGATCTCCAGAGACATAACAGACCGTAAAGAAGCGGAGCAGCGCCTTCAAGAAAGCGAACAGCGCTACAAATCTTTATTCGAATACAATCCGGCAAGCGTATATTCATTGGATCTGGAAGGACGTTATTTGACGGTTAACTCCAATCTTGAGGAACTGACAGGATACAACAAAGAAGAGCTCCTACGGGTAACATTCCAGCCGATCATTGATGACAGCTATCTGTCCAAAACGATGAAGTATTATGAACTGGCCAAACAGGGCTACCCGCAAAAATACGAGACTGTGATCATCCGCAAAAACGGAGAACGAATTCACATCAGCGTAACGAATGTGCCGATCATCGTGGATCATGAAATCGTGGGCGTATACGGTATTGCCAATGACATTACCGAACAAAAGCAGTACGTAAATCAAATCGAGAAGCTTAGCAAGGAGCATGCCCTGATTCTTGGTGCCGTTTCCGAAGGAATTTACGGCATCGATATTCAAGGAAACACCACCTTCCTCAATCAGGCCGCCTCGGACATGCTAGGTTATCTTCCGTCCGATTTTAAAGGTATGATCAACCATGAGAGCTTCCATCATACCAAACCCGATGGCAGCCATTACCCCGTCGAAGAATGCCCGATCTATCTGACGACACAGGACGGCCGCCCCCGCTCCGTACAGGAGGAAATTTTTTGGAGAAAAGACGGGTCAAGCTTTTTGGTGGAATACAATATCAATCCCATTATTCAAAAAGGAGAAATCAAGGGCGCGGTGGTCGTGTTCAAGGACATTACCAACGAAAGAGAAATCATCAAAGCTATGGAATCGGCTGAACGCGCCACCCAAGCCAAATCGGAATTTCTGGCTATGATGAGCCATGAAATACGTACTCCCATGAACGGTATCATAGGTATCATTGATCTGCTCCTTGATACTGAACTTACGGACGAGCAGCGGGACTACGCCGACATCATACGCCAAAGCAGCGACTCGCTTCTTTATATTTTGAACGAAGCGCTTGATTTTAGCAAAATTGAAGCCGGTAAGATGGCTTTAAACATGGAATTGTTTGAACTCAGGCCAACAATAAATCAAATCGTCGAATTGCTTAGACCGAAGGCCAATGAGAAGAACATTGAATTAAGCTGCCGTATTCACTCCGATCTCCCTGTGATGGTGACGGGAGATATTCTGAGAATTCGTCAGGTCCTGGTCAACTTGATCGGGAATGCGCTTAAATTTACGGACCGAGGAAGTATCCAGCTCACGATAGATAAGCATCCTGCTTCAAACGAGAGAGTGCTGATCCTGGATTTTGCGGTGATCGATACTGGAATTGGGATCCCCACTCACAAAATGGGACAGCTGTTCCAATCCTTCTCCCAGCTGCATCCGGTTCTGAACCGTAAATATGGAGGAACGGGACTCGGGCTCGCCATATGTAAAAAGTTGGTTGAGTTAATGAATGGAACCATCTGGGCTGAGAGTGTGGAACATCAGGGCTCCACGTTCCGGTTCACGCTGCCTTGTGGAGCCGCGTCCCCCTTCTTGCCCCACCGGGATTGA
- a CDS encoding GntR family transcriptional regulator, whose protein sequence is MYTQRIEIKESVITMPRFNLKPIDKQITTKERAYNEIKDVILNGYISSEEIFTEVKLAELLNTSRTPVREALQDLLKEGLIVTIPRKGMAVRNVTESEAEQIFLLRTTIESEVIKKLTEMITPEQLEQLRQIYQNQEEAMQQDDEIAFISLDQSFHITLTKFADYHLIEQVLLNLHNLSQLIGLRAIKKRNRMKEVLAEHEYIILCMEKKNSDLAAKAMIHHLSKTKESLKT, encoded by the coding sequence GTGTATACACAAAGAATAGAAATAAAAGAAAGTGTGATCACAATGCCTCGTTTTAATTTAAAACCAATCGATAAACAAATAACAACAAAAGAGAGAGCATATAACGAAATAAAAGATGTAATTTTAAACGGGTATATTTCGTCAGAGGAAATATTCACCGAGGTGAAGCTGGCCGAATTGTTAAATACATCCCGTACGCCTGTTCGGGAAGCGCTTCAAGATTTATTGAAAGAAGGCTTAATTGTTACGATTCCCCGAAAAGGGATGGCAGTACGTAACGTAACGGAAAGTGAAGCTGAACAAATTTTCTTGCTGAGAACTACGATTGAAAGCGAAGTCATTAAGAAATTGACTGAGATGATTACTCCTGAGCAGCTGGAGCAGCTTAGACAAATTTATCAAAATCAAGAAGAAGCGATGCAGCAGGATGATGAAATTGCTTTCATCAGCTTGGACCAATCCTTCCACATCACATTAACTAAATTTGCAGATTATCATTTGATTGAGCAGGTATTATTAAACTTGCATAATTTATCCCAATTGATTGGTTTGAGAGCGATTAAAAAGAGGAATCGGATGAAGGAGGTTTTAGCAGAACACGAATACATTATCCTTTGTATGGAAAAGAAAAATTCTGATTTGGCGGCAAAGGCCATGATCCATCATTTGAGTAAAACAAAAGAATCGTTGAAAACGTAA
- a CDS encoding 4-hydroxyphenylacetate 3-hydroxylase N-terminal domain-containing protein, with translation MRNGKQYVESLKDNRNIYIGGERVKDVITHPAFAGIVGTFAKLYDMSSDPANNMTYTTEDGTVANKMFMIPRSSEDLAARREAMYKWAEATCGFAGRSPDHVACFLAGFVSHSEVFGDRAQQVIDFYKYARDNDQFVTYVIIPPQIDRSKAANEQEEKFLPVGVYEERKDGIVVRGSQMLGTSAAVSNYLFCSCITPLRPGDEDYAISFVVPMGTPGLKLYARPSFAADKPSTFDYPLSTQYDESDALVVFDDVFIPWEHVFAYKDIEATRAQFHSTPAHILGNNQAQTRLSAKLKFVIGVARKVTEMNGTDKFPQVQERLGELASQAAVVEGMLMASEYQCSIDKNGVARPNARYLYGIVGMQDTIYASVIRILRELVGGGVLQVPSSYKEMVNPETKDDMEKYIRSSTGAKAEEKVKLFKLAWDIIGSEFGGRHQQYEMFYNGAPFVVKGYSFRNYGYGEPVAMVDRFLASYGLPENEELKSEKQNIEVG, from the coding sequence ATGAGAAACGGTAAACAGTATGTGGAATCTCTGAAGGATAACAGAAACATCTATATCGGTGGAGAGCGCGTGAAGGATGTGATCACCCACCCGGCATTCGCAGGAATCGTGGGTACATTCGCCAAGCTGTATGATATGTCCTCTGATCCGGCTAATAACATGACATACACGACCGAGGATGGTACGGTTGCCAATAAAATGTTTATGATTCCCAGAAGTAGCGAGGATTTGGCTGCACGCCGTGAAGCGATGTACAAATGGGCAGAGGCAACCTGCGGTTTTGCCGGACGCAGCCCGGATCATGTAGCCTGCTTCTTGGCAGGTTTTGTGAGCCATTCTGAGGTATTCGGCGACCGGGCTCAGCAAGTTATTGATTTTTATAAATATGCAAGAGACAACGACCAGTTCGTCACATATGTCATCATTCCGCCGCAAATCGACCGCAGCAAAGCGGCTAACGAACAGGAAGAGAAATTCTTGCCAGTGGGTGTGTACGAGGAAAGAAAGGACGGTATTGTCGTACGCGGTTCGCAAATGCTCGGTACAAGCGCAGCAGTCAGCAACTATTTGTTCTGCAGCTGTATTACACCGCTTCGCCCGGGAGACGAGGATTACGCTATTTCGTTCGTAGTGCCAATGGGTACGCCAGGACTGAAGCTTTACGCACGACCAAGCTTTGCGGCGGACAAACCGAGCACCTTCGACTATCCGCTGTCGACGCAGTATGATGAGAGCGATGCTCTAGTCGTATTTGACGATGTATTCATCCCTTGGGAGCATGTATTCGCATACAAAGACATTGAAGCAACTCGCGCACAGTTCCACTCCACTCCTGCTCACATCCTGGGCAACAACCAAGCGCAAACCCGCTTGTCCGCGAAGCTGAAGTTCGTCATCGGCGTGGCAAGAAAAGTAACAGAAATGAATGGTACCGATAAATTCCCGCAAGTGCAGGAGCGTCTTGGGGAGCTGGCATCGCAAGCAGCAGTGGTTGAAGGCATGCTGATGGCATCTGAGTATCAGTGCAGTATCGACAAGAACGGGGTAGCTCGTCCGAATGCGCGTTATCTGTATGGTATTGTTGGTATGCAGGATACGATTTATGCGTCGGTCATTCGTATCTTGAGGGAATTGGTAGGCGGCGGCGTGCTGCAAGTGCCTTCATCCTATAAGGAAATGGTAAATCCGGAAACGAAAGACGACATGGAAAAATATATTCGTTCCTCCACAGGAGCTAAGGCAGAAGAAAAAGTAAAACTGTTCAAATTGGCTTGGGACATTATCGGATCTGAGTTTGGCGGACGCCATCAGCAATACGAAATGTTCTACAATGGAGCTCCATTTGTAGTTAAAGGGTACTCCTTCCGCAATTACGGATACGGGGAGCCGGTTGCTATGGTAGACCGCTTCTTGGCAAGCTATGGCCTGCCGGAGAATGAAGAGTTGAAGTCAGAAAAACAAAATATCGAGGTTGGCTAA
- a CDS encoding carbon-nitrogen family hydrolase codes for MKVASIQLEIKDSETKEQRIERADALLDQAKGSDLIVLPEIWATGYFSFDKYHSEAEPMDGPFIKRFSAKAKELNAYLFAGSFVEKDQDNYYNTSVLFDRTGSIVGTYRKMHLFRYGSLEGELLTGGEDVGVFDTEFGRVGLTTCYDLRFPELYRKQVDAGAKLLLVTSAWPHSRLTHWQLFNSARALENQCFLISCNCVGTTRNVFMGGHSRVVDPWGTVVASGGDHETIVKTEIQPEQVDQIRDVFPSLKHRVL; via the coding sequence ATGAAAGTCGCTTCCATTCAATTGGAAATCAAAGATAGCGAAACCAAAGAACAAAGAATCGAACGGGCGGATGCTCTATTGGATCAAGCTAAAGGCAGCGATTTGATTGTTCTGCCTGAAATTTGGGCTACCGGTTATTTCTCATTTGACAAGTACCATTCTGAAGCTGAGCCTATGGACGGTCCGTTCATTAAACGGTTCTCGGCTAAAGCAAAAGAATTGAACGCGTACTTGTTTGCGGGAAGCTTCGTGGAAAAGGATCAAGATAACTATTACAACACCAGTGTGTTATTTGACCGTACAGGAAGCATCGTAGGAACGTACCGCAAAATGCATTTGTTCCGCTATGGTTCATTGGAAGGCGAATTGTTAACCGGTGGGGAAGACGTTGGGGTATTCGATACCGAATTCGGACGCGTCGGACTCACAACCTGCTATGATTTGCGGTTCCCTGAATTATACCGTAAGCAGGTGGATGCAGGCGCCAAGCTGCTGCTCGTTACATCGGCATGGCCGCATTCCCGCTTAACACATTGGCAGTTGTTTAACTCAGCTAGAGCCTTGGAGAATCAATGCTTCCTCATCTCATGCAATTGCGTGGGAACGACTAGAAACGTATTCATGGGAGGTCACAGCCGTGTTGTTGACCCTTGGGGAACCGTTGTCGCATCCGGTGGGGATCACGAAACAATTGTGAAAACCGAAATTCAACCCGAGCAAGTGGATCAAATTCGGGACGTCTTCCCTTCATTAAAACATCGCGTTCTATAA
- a CDS encoding DUF2848 family protein, whose protein sequence is MEFQYERALINWAPQRLVIAGYTNKDQESVRHHIEELKELGIPAPRQVPMMYDLDPELLNNTDVISVVGNDSSGEAEVVLLDIDGTWYIGLGSDHTDRVLEAVSIQKSKQVCAKMISKQLWSFESIAEHWDEIEMNSWVQVNGKELHYQSGVLSAFLNPMELLEIVKQRGYDSPGIALFCGTLPLKTDKFYFGGIFKAELHDKINNRKITINYETKILKDSEVD, encoded by the coding sequence ATGGAATTTCAGTACGAGAGAGCTCTAATCAACTGGGCACCGCAAAGACTTGTTATCGCGGGATATACGAATAAAGACCAGGAATCGGTTAGGCACCATATTGAAGAATTAAAAGAACTCGGAATACCGGCCCCACGGCAGGTACCTATGATGTACGACTTGGACCCGGAATTACTAAACAACACTGACGTGATCAGCGTTGTAGGCAATGACAGCAGCGGCGAGGCGGAAGTCGTATTGCTGGATATTGACGGCACTTGGTACATCGGTTTGGGCAGCGATCATACGGATCGTGTACTTGAAGCTGTATCGATTCAAAAATCAAAGCAAGTGTGTGCGAAAATGATTTCCAAACAGCTCTGGTCGTTTGAATCGATTGCTGAGCACTGGGATGAGATTGAGATGAACAGCTGGGTTCAGGTTAACGGGAAAGAGCTACATTACCAGTCTGGGGTGTTAAGCGCATTTTTGAATCCGATGGAACTGCTTGAAATTGTCAAACAACGCGGCTATGACAGCCCCGGAATTGCGCTTTTTTGTGGAACTTTGCCACTAAAAACCGATAAATTTTACTTTGGAGGTATTTTTAAGGCGGAGCTCCATGATAAGATAAACAATAGAAAAATTACCATAAATTATGAAACTAAAATTCTAAAGGACTCTGAGGTGGACTAA
- a CDS encoding cupin domain-containing protein has protein sequence MAKPELEFIDYTKFEEKPFTNVEGLSERVIAKDPETGVATRILIFQPGTDTSPNGVQIHDFWEELYVIEGSLIDLSLNQEFTAGMVACRPPGMKHGPWTSPNGCKTFEVRYYSKGQ, from the coding sequence ATGGCTAAACCGGAACTGGAATTTATCGATTACACGAAATTTGAGGAAAAACCATTCACTAATGTAGAAGGATTGTCGGAACGGGTTATTGCAAAAGACCCTGAAACTGGCGTAGCAACACGAATTCTGATCTTTCAACCAGGTACAGACACCAGCCCGAACGGTGTACAAATTCACGATTTCTGGGAAGAGCTTTATGTGATTGAAGGTTCTTTGATCGACTTGTCGCTGAATCAGGAGTTCACTGCAGGAATGGTAGCTTGCCGTCCTCCAGGTATGAAACACGGCCCTTGGACATCTCCAAACGGCTGTAAAACATTCGAAGTACGCTATTATTCTAAAGGCCAATAA
- a CDS encoding TRAP transporter substrate-binding protein, with protein sequence MKKIFKTTAIGVIIASLLAACGSGGGESAGGTTDGASGGDSQQKMVLKFANITKEGSGLARTAEKIGEELNAKTNGRITVQLFPGGQLGNETDMMQQLNTGSLDMAIITTAQLSSSSPAFGAWLMPFPVNDHKQAYELWTSPESMALFDTLTNDNVKGLGYASSGFRYFLATKPVVGLADLDRFKLRTTPSPTILDFLTSIKVSPTPMPLTEVYTALQTGVIGGVDIDTESIISEKLTEIAKNMTPSKHMYWAGGILINKDRWNGLSDEDKKLIEEAVSVAMKDNVEYVTKNEDDLIANASTKFGLTTHQLTNKAEFDPYIKAVQDKWIAKSPEIGKFLEKAKEISKE encoded by the coding sequence ATGAAAAAAATATTCAAAACGACAGCAATAGGGGTTATCATCGCATCGTTACTTGCAGCTTGCGGAAGCGGGGGCGGCGAGAGCGCTGGAGGGACTACAGACGGTGCTTCTGGTGGGGACAGTCAACAAAAAATGGTTTTGAAGTTCGCTAACATTACAAAAGAGGGAAGCGGACTCGCACGAACAGCAGAAAAAATCGGTGAAGAGCTTAATGCAAAAACGAATGGCAGAATTACTGTTCAATTGTTCCCTGGGGGACAGTTAGGTAACGAAACCGATATGATGCAGCAATTAAACACCGGATCTTTGGATATGGCGATCATTACCACGGCTCAACTGAGCAGTTCTTCCCCTGCTTTCGGCGCATGGTTAATGCCTTTCCCGGTGAATGACCATAAACAAGCTTACGAATTGTGGACCAGTCCGGAATCCATGGCATTATTTGATACATTAACCAATGATAATGTAAAAGGATTGGGGTATGCAAGTTCCGGTTTCCGTTACTTTTTGGCTACGAAGCCTGTCGTTGGATTGGCAGACTTGGACCGTTTTAAGCTGAGAACGACACCGAGCCCAACCATTCTTGACTTTTTGACATCCATCAAGGTTAGCCCAACGCCAATGCCGTTAACTGAGGTTTACACTGCATTGCAAACGGGTGTAATCGGTGGTGTCGATATTGATACGGAATCTATCATTTCCGAGAAGTTAACCGAGATTGCCAAAAACATGACTCCGAGCAAGCACATGTATTGGGCAGGAGGCATTCTGATAAACAAAGACAGATGGAATGGTTTGTCCGACGAAGACAAGAAGCTTATTGAAGAAGCGGTTAGCGTAGCTATGAAAGACAACGTGGAATATGTAACAAAGAATGAAGATGATCTGATCGCAAACGCCAGCACCAAATTTGGACTTACTACTCATCAATTAACCAATAAAGCAGAATTTGACCCATATATCAAAGCTGTTCAGGATAAGTGGATTGCAAAGTCTCCGGAAATCGGCAAGTTTTTAGAAAAAGCTAAAGAGATTTCGAAAGAGTAG
- a CDS encoding TRAP transporter small permease — MEEIQQTPPKPNIISTIANVIDRFLIWVSVAIGVALTFNMIIAVAFRYVLNNPIFWADELSLYLFCWITFLGACLGVKRSDMAAVTILIDRLSPKLRLITDIFIQLSTLLFASIIGYYSILWVKSPSVVNQVSATIPINLWILYSVVPIAMLCIIIFTIDHINKLVQAYIFRARRDAK; from the coding sequence ATGGAAGAAATCCAACAAACTCCACCCAAACCAAATATCATTTCTACTATCGCTAACGTCATTGACAGATTTCTGATTTGGGTCAGTGTAGCCATAGGAGTCGCCTTAACGTTTAACATGATTATTGCTGTTGCTTTTCGATATGTGTTAAACAATCCGATTTTCTGGGCTGATGAATTGTCTTTGTACTTATTTTGTTGGATTACATTTTTAGGAGCATGTTTAGGGGTTAAACGTTCTGATATGGCGGCGGTCACCATCCTCATTGACCGCCTTTCCCCTAAGCTCAGACTGATTACGGATATTTTTATTCAATTAAGCACCTTACTGTTTGCATCGATCATTGGCTACTATTCTATACTATGGGTTAAGAGTCCCAGTGTGGTCAATCAAGTTTCGGCTACGATTCCCATCAATTTGTGGATTTTGTATTCCGTCGTCCCCATAGCTATGCTGTGCATTATTATCTTTACTATTGATCATATCAACAAACTAGTGCAGGCATATATTTTTAGGGCAAGGAGGGATGCAAAATGA